The following proteins are encoded in a genomic region of Hyla sarda isolate aHylSar1 chromosome 3, aHylSar1.hap1, whole genome shotgun sequence:
- the LOC130360972 gene encoding alpha-1,4-N-acetylglucosaminyltransferase-like produces MNPYTILNQGNGILFVETTKKMNLSSLVLCAIESAARVYPDRPVVFFLKGLNDITTEEEENRIRKYFPTLSSYKNIYFFPLRMEELFMYTPLVSWYKKVHPKWERFWTHVSSDACRFAMMWKYGGIYMDTDIISLHPVPTNNFIAAESSAFTSSSVFGLSPFHSLTWEFMQNFVENYRGNYWGYQGPRLFTRVMHRLCGNLEFKSVDDNVTCGDVSYLHPERFYPIVSSAWKTYFEVWKNLPTFNRSYGLHFWNYMNKERETMVPESSTLAEHLYQQHCPLTYGSIQKNKPPPQ; encoded by the exons ATGAATCCATACACCATCCTAAACCAAGGAAATGGCATATTATTTGTGGAGACCACCAAGAAAATGAACCTGTCTTCTTTGGTCTTATGTGCAATAGAGTCCGCAGCCCGGGTGTATCCTGACAGACCAGTCGTCTTTTTCTTGAAAGGACTGAATGATATCACAACAGAggaggaggaaaatagaattcgAAAATACTTTCCAACTTTATCATCATACAAAAACATCTACTTCTTCCCTCTAAGAATGGAAGAATTATTCATGTACACACCACTTGTGTCTTGGTATAAAAAG GTTCATCCCAAGTGGGAACGCTTCTGGACACACGTCAGCTCAGATGCCTGCAGGTTTGCCATGAtgtggaaatatggaggcatttaCATGGACACTGATATCATCTCACTCCACCCAGTTCCAACAAATAACTTCATAGCAGCCGAGTCCTCTGCATTTACCAGCAGTAGTGTTTTTGGTCTCTCTCCATTTCATAGCTTGACCTGGGAATTCATGCAAAACTTTGTAgagaactacagaggaaattattgggGTTATCAAGGGCCGAGGCTTTTTACTCGTGTTATGCATAGATTGTGTGGAAATCTGGAGTTCAAGTCAGTAGatgataatgtgacctgtgggGATGTCTCTTATCTTCACCCTGAACGATTTTATCCCATTGTGTCTTCCGCTTGGAAGACATATTTTGAGGTGTGGAAAAATTTACCAACATTTAACAGATCTTATGGTCTGCATTTTTGGAACTACATGAATAAAGAACGTGAAACTATGGTACCTGAGAGTAGCACACTGGCAGAGCATCTTTATCAACAGCATTGTCCATTAACCTATGGATCTATACAGAAGAATAAACCCCCTCCTCAGTAA